In Archangium violaceum, the following are encoded in one genomic region:
- a CDS encoding CocE/NonD family hydrolase, translating to MSWLRAIAVSAVLSLCVIATPASASSSLRIVNISTRDGVALKSAVYTPDAPGRYPAIIFITSWALPNLEYFVQAQQFADAGYVVVSYTPRGFYASGGAIDTAGPKDIGDLTEVINWTLANTPAEPTRIGAAGVSYGAGMALIGSAFDSRIRAVAALSGWTDLPYSLFANQTRHLQSAGLLWLSAELTGQPSAELRQALTNFFANQNVPDVIAYAQVRSAATYLSQINANRPAILMANAYGDSFFGPNQLTDFFTRLSGPKRLELRPGDHAIAELTGIIGLPNDAWTSTRRWFDQYLRGVNTGIASENPVQLQLRGQGSYESYPSWSAVSTSTARYNLSEVHWWSHEGELAAGAPTGWSATIIAGDDTIANGGLALLTNGVEAITGEPPTAWIPAVDRSNAVVWQSDWLTSPQRVRGAPHLRLNVTPGTSGQTTVIAYLYDTDWGGTGSLVTHVAVTLRDAVAGHPYAVDVDFPATVYDVPSGHRLSLVIDTVDPLYADKAPSFSTVKFSSSASSPSYVSLPLR from the coding sequence ATGTCCTGGCTGCGTGCAATCGCCGTATCCGCGGTTCTATCGCTGTGCGTGATCGCCACTCCCGCGTCCGCGTCCTCGTCTCTGCGTATCGTCAACATCTCCACGCGTGATGGAGTGGCGCTCAAGAGCGCCGTCTACACGCCGGATGCGCCCGGGCGGTACCCGGCCATCATCTTCATCACCAGCTGGGCGCTGCCCAACCTGGAGTACTTCGTGCAGGCGCAGCAGTTCGCCGATGCCGGGTACGTGGTGGTCTCGTACACCCCGCGGGGCTTCTACGCGTCGGGGGGCGCCATCGACACCGCTGGCCCCAAGGACATTGGCGACCTGACCGAGGTCATCAACTGGACGCTCGCCAATACTCCCGCGGAGCCGACCCGCATCGGTGCGGCGGGCGTCTCCTATGGCGCGGGCATGGCGTTGATCGGCTCGGCCTTCGACTCGCGCATCCGCGCCGTTGCCGCGTTGAGCGGCTGGACGGATCTGCCGTACTCGTTGTTCGCGAACCAGACGCGCCATCTGCAGAGCGCCGGACTGCTGTGGCTCTCGGCGGAGCTCACCGGGCAGCCTTCGGCGGAGCTGCGGCAAGCCCTGACGAATTTCTTCGCCAACCAGAACGTGCCCGACGTCATCGCCTACGCCCAGGTGCGCAGCGCCGCGACGTACCTGTCGCAGATCAACGCGAACCGTCCCGCCATCCTCATGGCCAACGCGTACGGCGACAGCTTCTTCGGTCCGAATCAGCTCACCGACTTCTTCACCCGCCTGTCGGGTCCGAAGCGGCTGGAGCTCCGCCCGGGTGACCACGCCATCGCCGAGCTGACCGGCATCATCGGCCTGCCCAATGACGCCTGGACGAGCACGCGTCGCTGGTTCGACCAGTACCTGCGTGGCGTGAACACGGGCATCGCCTCGGAGAATCCGGTCCAGCTCCAGCTCCGGGGCCAGGGCTCTTATGAGTCGTACCCGTCGTGGAGCGCTGTCTCGACGAGCACCGCGCGCTACAACCTGAGCGAGGTGCACTGGTGGAGCCACGAGGGCGAGCTCGCGGCGGGCGCGCCGACGGGCTGGAGCGCGACGATCATCGCGGGCGACGACACCATCGCCAACGGAGGCCTGGCGCTGCTGACGAACGGCGTGGAGGCCATCACGGGTGAACCCCCCACGGCGTGGATTCCGGCGGTGGACCGGTCCAACGCGGTCGTCTGGCAGTCGGACTGGCTGACGAGTCCGCAACGCGTGCGCGGGGCTCCGCACCTGCGCCTGAACGTCACTCCGGGCACCTCCGGGCAGACGACGGTCATCGCCTACCTCTATGACACGGACTGGGGAGGGACGGGGAGCCTCGTCACGCACGTCGCGGTCACGCTCCGGGATGCCGTCGCCGGCCACCCCTATGCCGTGGACGTGGACTTCCCGGCGACCGTCTATGACGTTCCGAGCGGCCATCGCCTCTCGCTCGTCATCGATACCGTCGATCCGCTCTATGCGGACAAGGCGCCGAGCTTCTCCACGGTGAAGTTCTCCTCGTCGGCGAGCAGCCCGTCCTATGTGTCCCTGCCGTTGAGGTGA
- a CDS encoding hydrolase — MTTPRNPKAGIDALLSPDNCALILIDHQPFQFAGLRSHDTQTIINNVVGLARGAKLFNVPTLLTTVLEERGGLLLKQLQDVFPEQKPINRTFINTWEDTRVTDWVKKTGRKKIVMAALWTEICLAMPAIQALGEGYEVYIVTDASGGVSLEAHEIAIQRMVQAGAVPITWTVFASELQRDWAREATVPGLAKLLVDHMGNVGTSFVWEQQLLNTPVPKS, encoded by the coding sequence ATGACCACCCCCCGTAACCCGAAGGCCGGTATCGACGCCCTGCTCTCGCCCGACAACTGCGCGCTGATCCTCATCGACCATCAGCCCTTCCAGTTCGCCGGCCTGCGCAGCCACGACACCCAGACCATCATCAACAACGTCGTGGGCCTGGCCCGTGGCGCGAAGCTGTTCAACGTGCCGACGCTGCTGACCACGGTGCTCGAGGAGCGCGGTGGGCTCCTGCTCAAGCAGCTCCAGGACGTCTTCCCGGAGCAGAAGCCCATCAACCGCACCTTCATCAACACCTGGGAGGACACCCGCGTCACCGACTGGGTGAAGAAGACGGGCCGGAAGAAGATCGTCATGGCCGCGCTGTGGACGGAGATCTGCCTGGCGATGCCGGCCATCCAGGCGCTCGGCGAGGGCTACGAGGTCTACATCGTCACCGACGCCTCGGGCGGCGTCTCCCTCGAGGCGCACGAGATTGCCATCCAGCGCATGGTCCAGGCCGGCGCCGTGCCCATCACCTGGACGGTCTTCGCCTCGGAGCTCCAGCGGGACTGGGCCCGCGAGGCCACCGTGCCCGGACTGGCGAAGCTGCTGGTGGACCACATGGGCAACGTCGGCACCAGCTTCGTGTGGGAGCAGCAGCTGCTCAACACGCCGGTTCCCAAGAGCTGA
- a CDS encoding Coq4 family protein yields the protein MSDSPSLSLPDNASLFTRLRVASQCLKVLKHDATNPTAGQTFNLSLNGNVYASLAQQFQRSEEGRRMLSKRPSLEARELDLAAFERLPEGTLGHEFARYYRDNKISPFQTTLELKNDVDFLSKRYRETHDLLHVLTGYGTDVVGEMELQAYVLGNLGLRTTMFVLLNGTLGQLKAPQTGVERSEYVRRLWAAFRRGLASPRFLDFWFEEHWETPVATLRARLCAPAAA from the coding sequence ATGAGCGATTCCCCGTCCCTGTCCCTTCCCGACAACGCCTCCCTGTTCACCCGCCTGCGCGTGGCGAGCCAGTGCCTGAAGGTGCTCAAGCACGACGCAACGAATCCCACCGCCGGCCAGACGTTCAACCTGAGCCTGAACGGCAACGTCTACGCATCGCTCGCCCAGCAGTTCCAGCGCAGCGAGGAGGGGCGCCGCATGCTGTCCAAACGCCCGTCCCTGGAGGCCAGGGAGTTGGATCTGGCCGCGTTCGAGCGCCTGCCCGAGGGAACACTCGGCCATGAGTTCGCGCGCTACTACCGCGACAACAAGATCTCGCCCTTCCAGACGACGCTCGAGCTCAAGAACGACGTGGACTTCCTCTCCAAGCGCTACCGCGAGACGCATGACCTGTTGCACGTGCTGACGGGCTACGGCACGGACGTGGTGGGCGAGATGGAGCTGCAGGCGTACGTCCTGGGCAACCTGGGGCTGCGGACCACGATGTTCGTCCTGCTGAATGGCACGCTCGGACAACTCAAGGCTCCGCAGACCGGCGTCGAGCGGTCCGAGTACGTGCGGCGGCTATGGGCCGCGTTCCGCCGTGGCCTCGCGTCCCCGCGGTTCCTCGACTTCTGGTTCGAGGAACACTGGGAGACCCCCGTGGCCACGCTGCGCGCGCGGCTGTGCGCCCCCGCCGCCGCGTAG
- a CDS encoding TetR/AcrR family transcriptional regulator, translating to MAETKRKRRDAAFARTEILDAAEKRLVIVGPSGIRLQEVAADAGVSHPTVLHHFGSREALVDAVVARALQAINARLVEALQTSRGEEVELAAMLDAVFDAMAGSGHARVLMWLALEGRHVDGGEVTLSAVVDATHALRKSKHGRKKTLPREDTAHLVVLAALALVGLPVLGPSLLSNSGLASDADSMRRFRAFLAKVLLRHFAPPET from the coding sequence ATGGCTGAGACGAAGCGGAAGAGGCGCGACGCGGCGTTCGCGCGCACGGAGATTCTCGATGCCGCCGAGAAGCGCCTTGTGATCGTCGGCCCGAGCGGCATCCGCCTCCAGGAGGTCGCGGCCGACGCGGGCGTGTCGCACCCCACGGTGCTCCACCACTTCGGCAGCCGCGAGGCCCTCGTCGACGCGGTCGTCGCGCGCGCGCTGCAGGCGATCAACGCGCGGTTGGTCGAAGCGCTCCAGACGTCGCGCGGCGAGGAGGTGGAGCTCGCGGCGATGCTCGACGCCGTCTTCGACGCGATGGCCGGCTCCGGGCATGCGCGCGTGCTCATGTGGCTCGCGCTCGAAGGGCGTCACGTCGACGGCGGCGAGGTCACGCTCTCCGCGGTCGTCGACGCGACCCACGCGTTGCGCAAGTCGAAGCACGGTCGGAAGAAGACGCTGCCCCGCGAGGACACGGCGCACCTCGTGGTGCTTGCAGCGCTCGCATTGGTCGGGCTGCCAGTGCTCGGTCCGAGCCTCTTGAGCAACAGCGGCCTCGCGAGCGACGCCGATTCGATGCGTCGCTTCCGCGCGTTCCTCGCGAAGGTCCTCCTCCGGCACTTCGCGCCGCCGGAGACCTGA
- a CDS encoding MarR family winged helix-turn-helix transcriptional regulator, translating into MTRSDPLIQHAERALQVMSRLHRWAAASVQANQLSGELSLRQLTMLYAIRQGISSPGLLARRLLVTPAVITGLLDRLERQGYVRREPEPDDRRRLRMVLTEAGLEVSQQVQQAVTGDLAAQFASASPTELKELGRALDLMERALGALEQRTPSPPEGGLEDEEVRPARRKRVPPAGSRQKK; encoded by the coding sequence ATGACTCGGAGCGACCCCCTCATCCAGCACGCGGAGCGCGCACTGCAGGTGATGTCGCGCCTCCACCGCTGGGCCGCCGCGAGCGTGCAGGCGAACCAGCTGAGCGGAGAATTGAGTCTGCGCCAGCTCACCATGCTCTACGCCATCCGGCAGGGAATCTCTTCTCCCGGGCTTCTGGCGCGGCGGCTGCTGGTCACGCCGGCCGTCATCACCGGACTGCTCGACCGCCTGGAGCGACAGGGCTACGTGCGACGCGAACCCGAGCCCGACGACCGGCGGCGGCTCCGCATGGTGCTGACGGAGGCCGGACTGGAGGTGAGCCAGCAGGTCCAGCAGGCGGTGACCGGTGACCTGGCCGCCCAGTTCGCGAGCGCCTCCCCGACGGAGCTGAAGGAGCTGGGCCGGGCGCTGGACCTCATGGAGCGTGCGCTCGGCGCGCTGGAGCAACGCACGCCCTCGCCTCCCGAAGGAGGGCTGGAGGATGAGGAGGTGCGCCCCGCGCGGCGCAAACGCGTGCCGCCCGCGGGCAGCCGCCAGAAGAAGTGA
- a CDS encoding LysR family transcriptional regulator, producing METLVTLESFIRSAQSSSFSAAARTLGLTPAAVSQNVARLETNLGVRLFQRSTRGLTLTESGERLLREASSGLDVLQTAIANVTMTAGQPVGTLRVSMSPVFGQNFVVPLLGDFLSRHPGVVPDWHFDNRAVDLIKEGFDAAIGGGFDLPTGLAARELARAHIIAVASPSYVAKIKPPRKPADLKDFDGILMRSPQTGRIRSWPLRNRAGEQVSVEMRPRMLLNDPEACTHCAVMGLGITFTAMQNALQHLQAGRLVRLLPDWHADIGPISLYYAGHKQLPAKTRVFVDFIVDSFKRQGLARQLSAC from the coding sequence ATGGAGACGCTCGTCACCCTGGAATCGTTCATCCGCAGCGCCCAATCCTCCAGCTTTTCCGCCGCCGCTCGCACGCTGGGGCTGACACCCGCGGCCGTCAGCCAGAACGTCGCCCGGCTGGAGACGAACCTGGGCGTGCGCCTGTTCCAGCGCAGCACGCGGGGGCTGACCCTGACGGAGTCGGGAGAGCGCCTGCTGCGCGAGGCCAGCAGCGGGCTGGATGTGCTCCAGACGGCCATCGCCAACGTGACGATGACGGCGGGACAGCCCGTGGGGACGCTGAGGGTGAGCATGTCTCCCGTCTTCGGACAGAACTTCGTGGTGCCCCTGCTAGGGGACTTCCTCTCGCGCCATCCCGGCGTCGTCCCGGACTGGCACTTCGACAACCGGGCGGTGGACCTCATCAAAGAGGGCTTCGACGCGGCGATTGGTGGCGGCTTCGATCTGCCCACGGGGCTGGCCGCGCGGGAGCTGGCCCGGGCGCACATCATCGCGGTGGCCTCGCCCTCCTATGTGGCGAAGATCAAGCCGCCCCGGAAGCCCGCGGACCTCAAGGACTTCGACGGCATCCTGATGCGCTCACCGCAGACCGGACGCATCCGCTCCTGGCCGTTGCGCAACCGCGCGGGCGAGCAGGTCTCCGTCGAGATGCGCCCGCGCATGCTCCTCAATGACCCGGAGGCGTGCACCCACTGCGCGGTGATGGGGCTGGGCATCACCTTCACCGCGATGCAGAACGCGCTGCAGCACCTGCAAGCGGGACGGCTGGTGCGGCTGCTGCCGGACTGGCACGCCGACATCGGGCCGATTTCGCTCTACTACGCGGGACACAAGCAGTTGCCGGCGAAGACGCGCGTGTTCGTGGACTTCATCGTCGACTCGTTCAAACGCCAGGGCCTGGCCCGGCAGCTCTCCGCGTGCTGA
- a CDS encoding LysR substrate-binding domain-containing protein yields the protein MMSVASSRTAPLTATAALAPRASNFSVDVPDRVLTNDSAFNLRLARAGVGITLSDDRVRDQVARGEWVTVLEEFSTPYPGFFLYYPQRRHASPALRALIDYLRQARQQASAPARSQRRKQARRDDR from the coding sequence ATGATGAGCGTCGCCAGCAGCAGGACGGCGCCGCTCACCGCAACGGCCGCGCTGGCGCCGCGCGCGTCGAACTTCTCCGTCGACGTGCCGGACCGGGTCCTCACCAACGACTCCGCGTTCAATCTGCGCCTGGCTCGGGCCGGTGTGGGAATCACCTTGTCCGACGACCGCGTCCGCGACCAGGTGGCGCGCGGTGAATGGGTGACGGTGCTGGAGGAGTTCTCGACCCCGTACCCCGGGTTTTTTCTGTACTACCCGCAGCGTCGGCACGCCTCGCCCGCACTGCGCGCGCTCATCGACTACCTGCGCCAGGCGCGGCAGCAGGCGAGCGCTCCGGCGCGGTCGCAGCGTCGCAAGCAAGCGCGACGAGATGACCGATGA
- a CDS encoding NADPH-dependent F420 reductase, with protein MSIGIIGAGSIGQALAGHMAKIGHEVIVSNSRGPESLGGLVRQLGPRARAGTRQEAAKADLVMFSVPWEQVPEALSGLPAWNGRILVDATNPVLLPGFRLAELGGKTSSEVVASLAPGARVVKAANTLLAAVLAADPRQSGGRRVLFMSGDDAPAKAEVGELFGKAGFAAVDLGELAIGGRSQQFPGGPLATLNLIKLD; from the coding sequence ATGAGCATTGGCATCATTGGAGCGGGTAGCATCGGTCAGGCCCTGGCCGGCCACATGGCGAAGATCGGCCACGAGGTCATCGTCAGCAACAGCCGCGGTCCGGAGTCGCTGGGAGGGCTGGTTCGCCAGCTGGGGCCCCGTGCCCGGGCTGGCACGCGGCAGGAGGCCGCGAAGGCGGACCTCGTGATGTTCTCGGTGCCGTGGGAGCAGGTGCCCGAGGCGTTGTCCGGCCTGCCCGCCTGGAATGGCCGCATCCTCGTGGACGCCACCAACCCCGTCCTCCTGCCCGGCTTCCGCCTGGCCGAGCTCGGTGGAAAGACGTCGAGCGAGGTCGTGGCGTCGCTCGCCCCGGGCGCTCGCGTGGTCAAGGCGGCCAACACGCTCCTCGCCGCGGTGCTCGCGGCGGACCCCCGGCAGTCCGGAGGCCGCCGGGTGCTGTTCATGTCCGGGGATGACGCACCCGCCAAGGCGGAGGTGGGCGAGCTCTTCGGCAAGGCGGGCTTCGCCGCCGTCGACCTCGGTGAGCTGGCCATCGGCGGAAGGTCGCAGCAGTTCCCCGGAGGCCCGCTGGCCACGCTCAACCTCATCAAGCTGGACTAG
- a CDS encoding Coq4 family protein — protein sequence MTHLQFAPRRAFRAARMLAKDPDDLPQVFTIIESLSLDTMQRIASGLRRSEAGRALLEKKPDIVDMLADRAALARLPEGSLGRAYLDFVERENISAQGIRDAGAKGSTLTEPLPAPLDWVNARMRDTHDLWHAATGYHGDVLGETALLAFSLAQVKNPAIGLIVGIGLLKTRSSPDAQMARATILDGFRRGRKAAWLPAVDWESLLALPVEEVRRRLNLEAPRDYRPIRSAELKAQQAAA from the coding sequence ATGACGCACCTGCAGTTCGCTCCCCGTCGCGCGTTCCGCGCCGCCCGCATGCTCGCCAAGGATCCCGACGACCTGCCGCAGGTCTTCACCATCATCGAGTCGCTCTCGTTGGACACGATGCAGCGGATCGCGTCGGGGCTCCGTCGCAGCGAGGCCGGCCGCGCGCTGCTCGAGAAGAAGCCGGACATCGTGGACATGCTCGCCGATCGCGCGGCCCTCGCGCGGCTCCCCGAAGGGTCGCTCGGGCGCGCGTACCTCGACTTCGTCGAACGCGAGAACATCTCCGCGCAGGGGATCCGCGACGCGGGCGCGAAAGGGTCGACTCTCACCGAGCCGCTCCCCGCGCCGCTCGACTGGGTGAACGCGCGCATGCGCGACACGCATGATCTATGGCACGCCGCGACCGGCTATCACGGCGACGTGCTCGGCGAGACGGCGCTCCTCGCGTTCAGTCTGGCGCAGGTGAAGAACCCCGCGATCGGTCTGATCGTCGGCATCGGTCTCCTCAAGACGCGCAGCTCGCCCGACGCACAGATGGCGCGCGCGACCATCCTCGACGGCTTCCGCCGCGGCCGGAAGGCGGCGTGGCTCCCGGCCGTCGATTGGGAGTCGCTTCTCGCGCTGCCGGTCGAAGAGGTGCGCCGCCGGCTGAACCTCGAGGCCCCGCGCGACTACCGTCCGATCCGGAGCGCGGAGCTCAAGGCGCAGCAGGCCGCGGCCTGA
- a CDS encoding cytochrome P450 family protein, which yields MATTPPDVQKRETTPHTDPSLGAETAPNEAPVAPPTVKLDRADPEFLAGAHAVYSGLRAQGPVVHVSFGTNFAERARAAASPERQAQGGSGNDWLFVTRYDEAVEALLDERIASDFRTGMTPEQRERAAAAMPEEFRPIIYSLIMLDPPDHTRLRKLVQPNFTARAMDALKPRIQRLVDELLDKAERAAAERGETAPERRMEFVETFAYPLPVQVISDLLGIPVEDQPQVHAWAERFLQADPQQYMSNQEARAGMMAFTRYLEGLFERKRREPTEDMISQMVHAQEDGDRLDPQELLSMVFILFLAGHITTVNLLGNGVVALLRHPEQHARFLADPAGMAKGMVEETLRYWGPVDFLGSPRTVKEDVELGCVHVPKGSKLTVGLASANRDPRRFENPEAYDITRPDAHRHIAFGKGIHVCIGAPLARLEAQIAFETLFRRFPKLRLAVSADSLRLGVGAAMRGFKNIPVLF from the coding sequence ATGGCGACGACCCCCCCCGACGTACAGAAGCGCGAGACCACGCCTCACACGGACCCGAGCCTCGGAGCGGAGACGGCCCCGAACGAGGCGCCCGTCGCGCCCCCCACGGTGAAGCTGGACAGGGCGGATCCAGAGTTCCTGGCCGGTGCCCACGCCGTCTACTCCGGCCTGCGGGCCCAGGGCCCCGTCGTGCACGTCTCCTTTGGCACCAACTTCGCGGAGAGGGCCCGGGCGGCGGCTTCGCCGGAGCGCCAGGCCCAGGGCGGCTCGGGAAATGATTGGCTTTTCGTGACCCGGTACGACGAGGCGGTGGAGGCGCTGCTCGACGAGCGGATCGCCTCCGACTTCCGCACGGGAATGACGCCGGAGCAGCGCGAGCGCGCGGCGGCCGCCATGCCCGAGGAGTTCCGGCCCATCATCTACAGCCTCATCATGCTGGATCCCCCGGATCACACGCGGCTGCGCAAGCTGGTGCAGCCGAACTTCACCGCCCGGGCGATGGATGCCCTCAAGCCCCGCATCCAGCGGCTCGTGGATGAGCTGCTCGACAAGGCCGAGCGGGCCGCGGCCGAGCGGGGCGAGACGGCACCGGAGCGCCGGATGGAATTCGTCGAGACCTTCGCCTACCCGCTGCCGGTCCAGGTCATCAGCGATCTGCTCGGCATCCCGGTGGAGGATCAACCCCAGGTGCATGCCTGGGCGGAGCGGTTCCTCCAGGCGGATCCCCAGCAGTACATGAGCAACCAGGAGGCGCGGGCCGGAATGATGGCATTCACGCGCTACCTGGAGGGCCTGTTCGAGCGCAAGCGGCGCGAGCCCACCGAGGACATGATCAGCCAGATGGTGCACGCCCAGGAGGATGGCGACAGGCTCGACCCGCAGGAACTGCTGTCGATGGTGTTCATCCTCTTCCTCGCCGGCCACATCACGACGGTGAACCTGCTCGGCAACGGGGTCGTCGCGCTGCTGCGGCACCCCGAGCAGCACGCCCGCTTCCTCGCGGACCCCGCTGGCATGGCCAAGGGGATGGTCGAGGAGACGCTGCGCTATTGGGGGCCGGTGGACTTCCTGGGCAGCCCGCGCACCGTCAAGGAGGACGTGGAGCTGGGCTGCGTCCACGTTCCCAAGGGCTCGAAGCTGACGGTGGGACTCGCCTCGGCGAACAGGGATCCGCGGCGCTTCGAGAATCCGGAGGCGTATGACATCACGCGGCCTGACGCCCACCGGCACATCGCCTTCGGCAAGGGAATCCACGTGTGCATCGGGGCTCCGTTGGCCCGGCTCGAGGCGCAGATCGCCTTCGAGACCCTGTTCCGGCGCTTCCCGAAGCTGCGGCTGGCCGTGAGCGCCGACTCGCTCCGCCTGGGAGTGGGGGCCGCCATGCGCGGCTTCAAGAACATCCCGGTGCTCTTCTAG
- a CDS encoding LysR family transcriptional regulator — MSFTPLNGLHSFVMVARRRGFSAAARELGVSVAAVSQSVRNLEARLGVTLLYRTTRSVAPTEAGQRLLERSGAALEQALDGLRALEGQGDEVAGTVRLAVPALAMEQALAPVVSRFLTAYPKVSLDIHVDNRRVDIVREGFDGGVRMDAIPQDMVRVRLGDRFRFLVVGSPAYLVRRGEPRTPEDLLLHACLGMREESTGAVSRWNLESGKRTWRLPVVPVLMCNDRRTRVVMAEAGMGLAYEPEPGVLSQLQHGTLRIVLEKYAAWVPGFFLYFPSRRQTSPAFRAFIDMADAQLPDGKSGASAAPLLSEGARWSQQL; from the coding sequence ATGTCCTTCACCCCTCTGAACGGGCTGCATTCCTTCGTCATGGTGGCGCGTCGGCGTGGCTTCTCGGCGGCGGCCCGGGAGCTGGGTGTCTCCGTGGCGGCGGTGAGCCAATCCGTCCGGAACCTGGAGGCCCGGCTGGGCGTGACGCTGCTGTACCGCACCACCCGCAGTGTCGCCCCCACCGAGGCGGGGCAGCGGCTGCTGGAGCGGAGCGGGGCGGCCCTGGAGCAGGCACTCGACGGCTTGCGCGCGCTGGAAGGGCAGGGCGATGAGGTGGCGGGCACGGTGCGGCTGGCGGTGCCCGCGCTGGCGATGGAGCAGGCCCTCGCACCTGTCGTGTCCCGCTTCCTCACGGCGTACCCGAAGGTGTCGCTGGACATCCATGTGGACAACCGGCGCGTGGACATCGTGCGCGAGGGCTTCGACGGGGGCGTGCGGATGGATGCCATTCCCCAGGACATGGTGCGGGTGCGCCTGGGAGACCGCTTCCGCTTCCTGGTGGTGGGCTCGCCCGCGTACCTCGTCCGGCGCGGCGAGCCCAGGACTCCGGAAGACCTCCTCCTCCACGCCTGCCTGGGCATGCGCGAGGAATCGACGGGCGCTGTCTCCCGCTGGAACCTGGAGTCCGGGAAACGCACGTGGCGGCTTCCTGTCGTACCGGTGCTGATGTGCAACGACCGCCGGACCCGGGTGGTCATGGCGGAGGCCGGCATGGGGCTCGCGTACGAGCCCGAGCCGGGCGTCCTCTCCCAGCTCCAGCACGGCACCTTGCGAATCGTCTTGGAGAAGTACGCGGCCTGGGTGCCCGGTTTCTTCCTTTACTTCCCCAGCCGCAGGCAGACGTCGCCCGCGTTCAGGGCCTTCATCGACATGGCGGATGCCCAACTCCCGGACGGAAAATCTGGAGCATCCGCGGCGCCCCTCCTTTCGGAGGGGGCGAGGTGGAGCCAACAGCTCTAG